A single Paenibacillus kribbensis DNA region contains:
- a CDS encoding metal ABC transporter permease, which produces MSSLYVILTGMLVAGGCSIVGCFLVLRKMAMIGDAISHAVLPGIVIAFLISGSRDSVWMMFGAAVLGLLTVYLIQLFQQSGLQSDAAIGVVFTTLFAIGVLLVSVFASNVHLDMDHVLYGEIAYVPWNTLEIAGIDVGPRAVWITGAMFLINLLVVWGFFKQFKITSFDPALAASLGIPVVFFHYLLMSLVSLTTVASFESVGAILVVGMLVVPPLTAYLLTEKLSRMIVYSVGFGAISSVAGFYTASMLDASIAACMLCVSGVLLLVAFLFSPTHGVVWQKWLQQRGMVGEDSK; this is translated from the coding sequence ATGAGTTCATTATATGTGATCTTGACGGGAATGTTAGTGGCAGGAGGATGTAGCATTGTCGGCTGCTTTCTCGTGCTTCGAAAAATGGCTATGATCGGTGACGCGATCAGCCATGCGGTGCTGCCGGGGATTGTTATTGCTTTTTTAATCAGCGGGTCCAGGGATTCGGTATGGATGATGTTTGGTGCGGCCGTGCTGGGTCTTCTAACGGTGTATCTGATTCAGCTGTTCCAGCAAAGCGGTCTGCAAAGTGATGCCGCCATCGGTGTAGTGTTCACGACACTGTTTGCCATCGGTGTCCTGCTGGTCAGCGTGTTTGCTTCCAATGTCCATCTGGATATGGATCACGTGCTGTATGGGGAGATTGCATATGTGCCGTGGAATACGCTAGAGATTGCTGGCATTGATGTTGGTCCGAGGGCTGTATGGATTACGGGCGCGATGTTTTTAATCAACTTGCTTGTGGTATGGGGCTTTTTCAAGCAATTTAAAATCACTTCCTTTGATCCCGCATTGGCAGCTTCATTGGGCATTCCGGTTGTTTTTTTTCATTATCTGCTGATGAGTCTCGTATCGCTTACAACGGTGGCGTCATTTGAGAGCGTGGGGGCCATTCTGGTGGTTGGAATGCTTGTTGTACCGCCACTTACGGCTTACCTGCTGACGGAGAAATTGTCCCGCATGATCGTGTATAGCGTCGGATTTGGAGCTATCAGTTCGGTTGCAGGCTTCTACACGGCAAGTATGCTGGATGCCTCTATTGCGGCATGTATGCTGTGTGTATCGGGAGTGCTGCTGCTTGTAGCTTTTCTCTTTTCTCCAACCCATGGTGTGGTTTGGCAAAAATGGCTTCAGCAGCGGGGGATGGTTGGCGAGGATAGCAAGTGA
- a CDS encoding histidine kinase, which translates to MESFKRKSPEEILESINKLHRGRLKIYIGAVSGSGKTYHMLQEGQSLQHEGIDVVICAVSTMQRRETVEQVGTLERVPSIHWMQDGVEQKDLNVEALVERNPEVVLVDHLAHRNRVGARFPSRLEDIQYLLELGISVITTVNVYELEGITEWVYQLTGIESASTVPVDTLELADEIRLIDVTPETVLERLAKGYMHAPNPEMFHRGNLGKLRELALRLVAEDVNDSLERHREELGLHGASGVAERILVPVQYHWNGSIYVRRGEQVAKRLGGDMLVVSFVSPKHKLSKESAAFKRSIVQLTDKIGSAFEEIPLFSRRRLPRQLIHYAVAHNVTRIVMGHSRQTRWQELVRGSLVNGILKRMKNMDLLLIADRAEQEGERILPTMRQEEGDNDPYHRLSDEEAQAEAAKIRRGKLKVYIGAAPGVGKTYTMLREGNDLLESGIDVVIGLLETHGRAETLAQVGSLDMISRQPIERHGVHLEEMDTESILRRNPEVVLIDELAHTNVPGSQRSKRYEDVLTILDQGISVISTMNVQHLESLNDAVEQITGIRVRETVPDHMMRLADEVQLVDVAPKSLQQRMRDGKIYDPAKVEQALSHFFKLGNLIALRELALRELADDVDERLESWDRHGSLRGPWRRKEVIFVGVTLSENAERLIRRGFRISFRLKAVWIVTYVHVGERMPERLSPRLEQLKMLTHRLGGTFEIRFVSSQREIADILISPVEGYTGTQLIVGQSPRNKRWGKFAVVPRILRQARHMDVLIVADYDPNIKLEENDQITQFIRK; encoded by the coding sequence ATGGAGAGCTTCAAACGCAAATCACCCGAGGAAATACTGGAGTCCATTAACAAACTGCACCGGGGCAGACTCAAAATTTATATCGGTGCAGTCAGCGGTTCGGGCAAAACGTATCATATGCTCCAGGAAGGACAATCACTTCAGCATGAAGGGATTGATGTTGTGATTTGCGCGGTCTCGACCATGCAGCGGCGTGAAACCGTGGAGCAGGTCGGCACGCTGGAGCGAGTGCCCAGTATTCATTGGATGCAGGACGGTGTGGAGCAAAAAGATTTGAATGTGGAAGCTCTGGTGGAACGCAATCCCGAGGTGGTGCTGGTAGATCATTTGGCACATCGTAACCGGGTAGGTGCCCGATTTCCAAGCCGGCTGGAGGATATTCAATATTTGCTGGAGCTGGGGATTAGCGTCATTACGACAGTCAATGTCTATGAACTTGAAGGGATTACGGAGTGGGTTTATCAGCTGACAGGAATTGAATCGGCATCCACGGTCCCGGTCGATACGCTGGAGCTGGCGGATGAAATCCGTCTGATTGATGTTACACCGGAGACGGTTTTGGAACGGCTGGCGAAAGGCTACATGCATGCACCCAATCCTGAAATGTTCCACCGGGGAAATCTGGGTAAGCTGCGCGAGCTGGCTCTGCGATTAGTGGCAGAGGATGTGAACGATTCGCTGGAACGGCATCGGGAGGAATTAGGCTTGCACGGGGCGTCAGGGGTGGCCGAGCGTATTTTGGTGCCTGTCCAATATCATTGGAACGGGTCTATTTATGTTCGCAGAGGAGAGCAGGTCGCCAAGCGGTTGGGTGGAGATATGCTGGTGGTCTCCTTTGTCAGCCCGAAGCACAAGCTGTCCAAGGAATCAGCGGCCTTTAAGCGCTCCATTGTGCAGCTGACTGACAAGATAGGATCGGCATTTGAAGAGATCCCGCTTTTTTCCCGCAGAAGGTTGCCTCGTCAGCTTATTCATTATGCGGTGGCGCATAATGTTACCCGGATCGTTATGGGACATTCTCGGCAGACCCGATGGCAGGAGCTGGTTAGGGGATCGCTGGTGAACGGAATTTTAAAACGGATGAAAAACATGGACCTGCTGTTGATAGCGGATCGAGCCGAGCAGGAAGGTGAACGGATTTTGCCAACGATGAGACAGGAGGAAGGAGATAATGATCCCTATCATCGCTTGAGCGATGAGGAGGCACAGGCTGAGGCAGCCAAAATTCGGCGCGGCAAGCTCAAGGTATACATTGGCGCTGCACCAGGGGTCGGCAAAACATACACGATGCTGAGAGAGGGCAATGATTTGCTGGAGAGCGGAATTGATGTTGTGATCGGCTTGCTGGAGACGCATGGAAGAGCGGAAACTTTGGCACAAGTGGGCTCTCTGGATATGATTTCCCGTCAGCCCATTGAGCGTCATGGTGTACATTTGGAAGAAATGGATACCGAATCCATTCTCAGACGCAATCCTGAGGTAGTGTTGATCGACGAGCTGGCGCATACCAACGTTCCCGGCAGTCAGAGATCCAAGCGCTATGAGGATGTACTGACTATTTTGGATCAAGGTATCTCTGTCATATCCACAATGAATGTACAGCACCTGGAGAGCTTGAATGACGCGGTAGAACAAATTACCGGCATTCGGGTGAGAGAGACTGTTCCCGATCATATGATGCGTCTGGCCGATGAGGTACAGCTTGTGGATGTGGCCCCCAAATCGTTGCAGCAGCGTATGCGTGATGGCAAAATATACGATCCTGCCAAGGTGGAACAGGCGCTTAGCCACTTTTTTAAATTAGGTAATCTGATTGCGCTGCGTGAGCTGGCTCTGCGGGAATTGGCAGATGATGTGGATGAGCGGCTGGAATCGTGGGATCGTCATGGATCGCTTCGGGGACCGTGGCGCAGGAAGGAAGTGATCTTCGTAGGCGTCACGCTAAGCGAAAATGCTGAAAGGCTGATTCGCCGTGGTTTTCGTATTTCTTTTCGTCTGAAGGCCGTGTGGATTGTGACTTACGTTCATGTTGGTGAGCGTATGCCCGAGAGGCTGAGCCCTCGTCTGGAACAGTTAAAAATGTTGACCCACCGATTGGGAGGAACCTTTGAAATTCGCTTTGTTTCCAGCCAGCGGGAGATTGCCGACATTTTGATTTCTCCGGTGGAAGGATATACGGGTACGCAGTTAATCGTGGGGCAATCGCCCCGAAATAAACGTTGGGGAAAGTTTGCGGTCGTCCCGAGAATTCTCCGTCAAGCGCGTCATATGGATGTTCTAATCGTGGCGGACTATGACCCGAATATCAAGCTGGAGGAAAACGATCAGATCACCCAATTCATTCGTAAATAG
- the kdpC gene encoding potassium-transporting ATPase subunit KdpC, with protein sequence MSGFYRMSGRRFAAHEKSGSAGRDNNNPAVTRTGSEGQPERQEMRGSTVTGVALRTSVLMILLCGLAYPLVSTGVAQVLFPQQANGSMLQNAEGRVVGSELIGQSFANPAFFQGRVSSVDYNGAGSGSSNYAPSNPALIQRVKDSIAAWQKQNPDVPVSEVPVDLITNSGSGLDPHISPQAAQVQIPRISSLTGIAQDQLKALVETQTEGRSAGVFGEPRVNVLKLNLALEAQMKVAPAKR encoded by the coding sequence ATGAGTGGGTTTTATCGTATGTCTGGGCGCAGATTTGCTGCACACGAGAAATCCGGTTCTGCCGGACGAGACAATAACAACCCTGCAGTGACGAGGACTGGGTCGGAGGGGCAGCCGGAGAGACAGGAGATGCGGGGAAGCACGGTTACTGGAGTCGCTTTGCGAACCTCGGTGCTGATGATCCTCTTGTGTGGCTTGGCATATCCGCTCGTTAGCACAGGAGTGGCACAGGTATTGTTTCCGCAGCAAGCCAATGGCAGCATGCTGCAGAATGCGGAGGGACGGGTAGTCGGCTCTGAACTGATCGGGCAATCCTTTGCCAATCCTGCGTTTTTCCAAGGTCGGGTATCCAGTGTTGATTATAACGGGGCTGGTTCAGGATCAAGCAACTACGCGCCGTCCAATCCGGCCTTGATACAGCGAGTCAAGGATTCCATTGCCGCTTGGCAGAAACAAAATCCGGATGTGCCAGTTAGCGAGGTTCCGGTGGATCTGATTACGAACTCCGGTTCCGGTCTGGACCCGCATATCTCGCCACAAGCGGCACAGGTACAAATTCCACGTATTAGCAGCTTGACGGGAATCGCGCAGGATCAGCTGAAAGCACTGGTGGAGACGCAAACCGAAGGCCGTAGTGCCGGAGTATTCGGAGAACCGCGTGTGAACGTGCTCAAGCTGAACCTCGCGCTTGAAGCGCAAATGAAGGTAGCGCCTGCCAAGCGGTGA
- a CDS encoding Nramp family divalent metal transporter, with protein sequence MKNIKGNLAEIASLSEVNRSLSVPKDGTWFRKFLAFAGPGYMVAVGYMDPGNWATDIAGGAKFGYTLLSVILVSNLMAILLQALSGKLGIATGKDLAQMCRDAYSRPVAIGLWLLCEIAIAAMDLAEVIGSAIALKLLFGLPLLYGVIITAFDVMLILLLQNKGFRALETLVIVLMATIAGCFGINLILAQPSWGGMLGGFVPDSQILTNPSMLYIAIGIMGATVMPHNLYLHSSIVQTRKFEQTSAGKREAIKFATWDSSIALMFALFINAAILIVAAAVFNTAGKTDVAEISDAYYLLSPLLGTTLASILFGVALLASGQNSTVTGTLAGQIVMEGFLNLRLPPWLRRLVTRLIAIIPAVIVTAIAGEKGAEELLVLSQVILSIQLPFAIIPLLLFTSDKKLMGEFANKMWQKALAWIVTGIIIVLNVILIVQTISG encoded by the coding sequence ATGAAAAATATAAAGGGCAACTTGGCGGAAATCGCTTCACTGTCGGAAGTGAATCGCTCCTTGAGCGTCCCTAAGGACGGCACGTGGTTTCGAAAGTTTCTCGCCTTTGCCGGACCTGGCTATATGGTCGCTGTCGGCTATATGGACCCCGGCAATTGGGCTACAGACATCGCAGGCGGAGCAAAATTCGGCTACACGCTGCTTAGTGTCATTCTGGTCTCCAACCTGATGGCTATTCTGCTGCAAGCCTTATCCGGCAAGCTTGGCATTGCCACTGGTAAAGATTTGGCACAAATGTGCCGCGATGCCTATAGTCGTCCCGTCGCAATCGGCTTGTGGCTTTTATGCGAAATTGCCATTGCAGCTATGGATTTGGCCGAGGTCATCGGCTCAGCCATTGCACTGAAGCTGCTGTTCGGTTTACCGCTACTATATGGCGTTATCATTACCGCATTTGATGTCATGCTCATTTTATTGCTGCAAAACAAAGGTTTTCGGGCTTTGGAAACATTGGTCATTGTGCTAATGGCGACGATTGCCGGGTGCTTTGGCATCAATCTCATTTTGGCACAGCCATCATGGGGCGGCATGTTAGGCGGATTTGTGCCAGATTCACAAATTTTGACCAACCCAAGCATGCTGTATATTGCGATCGGTATTATGGGCGCTACCGTGATGCCTCACAACCTGTATCTGCATTCATCCATTGTACAAACTCGCAAATTTGAGCAGACTTCAGCAGGTAAACGCGAAGCTATTAAATTTGCAACCTGGGATTCCAGTATCGCGCTTATGTTCGCCCTATTTATTAATGCCGCCATTTTGATCGTGGCAGCAGCGGTGTTCAATACTGCCGGAAAAACAGATGTAGCCGAAATTAGCGACGCCTACTATCTGCTATCGCCTTTGCTGGGAACCACACTCGCAAGCATTCTATTCGGGGTGGCATTGCTCGCCTCCGGTCAGAATTCGACCGTTACTGGTACGTTAGCTGGACAAATCGTCATGGAGGGCTTTCTCAACCTTCGTCTTCCCCCTTGGCTGCGTCGTCTGGTAACGCGACTCATCGCAATCATTCCAGCGGTAATCGTCACTGCTATCGCCGGTGAAAAAGGAGCGGAAGAACTGCTTGTGCTGAGTCAGGTCATTCTATCCATCCAGTTGCCTTTTGCCATCATCCCACTATTGCTCTTTACGAGTGACAAAAAGCTCATGGGTGAATTTGCCAACAAAATGTGGCAAAAAGCATTAGCCTGGATCGTGACCGGTATCATTATTGTCTTGAATGTGATACTCATCGTCCAAACGATTTCAGGATAG
- a CDS encoding DUF3153 domain-containing protein: MKQTEHSSDQDRRQQHRTRQILRVFALLCCLAILTSCARGDIHVDVHLDQSVDMDASFSVNNQTLVMLDNPGLLDRLAKRFQSNNVDVQPLAEQGRKGYQFKGHYQGDWSTNEKNPNQEVNLPEGLEIKRMVTPHFFTTNYDLTMKLDLPRMLPDEAKGLSDKLQQMNVFARKLLERQLDLNFSLSLPIRPAASNADSVSEDGKTLRWNIAPLESNELKLSINVPNLRHIVYVAIAGLILIVAIVIWLIRGHRSKRKTDPSES; this comes from the coding sequence ATGAAGCAAACAGAACACAGCTCTGATCAGGACAGACGTCAGCAACATCGAACTCGGCAAATACTGCGCGTTTTTGCGCTGCTGTGCTGTCTGGCTATCCTTACCTCATGTGCTCGGGGGGATATCCATGTAGATGTTCATCTCGATCAGAGTGTAGATATGGATGCATCGTTCAGTGTGAACAATCAGACGCTGGTGATGCTGGACAATCCCGGACTGCTGGATCGATTAGCCAAGCGTTTTCAAAGCAACAATGTGGATGTTCAGCCGCTAGCTGAACAGGGGAGAAAGGGCTATCAATTCAAGGGGCATTATCAAGGAGATTGGAGCACAAACGAAAAAAATCCCAATCAGGAAGTCAATCTGCCCGAGGGATTAGAAATAAAACGCATGGTAACACCACATTTTTTCACAACAAATTATGATCTTACGATGAAGCTTGATCTGCCACGAATGCTTCCTGACGAAGCTAAGGGACTGAGTGACAAATTACAGCAAATGAATGTGTTCGCGCGCAAATTACTGGAGCGGCAGCTTGATCTTAACTTTAGCCTGTCCTTGCCGATCCGACCCGCTGCCAGCAATGCGGACAGTGTATCGGAAGACGGAAAAACACTGCGTTGGAATATTGCCCCATTGGAATCTAATGAGCTAAAATTATCCATCAATGTACCGAATCTACGACATATCGTGTATGTAGCTATTGCCGGCTTGATACTGATTGTGGCGATTGTGATATGGCTGATTCGTGGTCATCGCTCCAAAAGGAAAACTGATCCCTCTGAATCTTAA
- a CDS encoding thiol-disulfide oxidoreductase DCC family protein gives MKQSDHLEHSIVLVDGVCHFCQGAARFIIKRDPEGVFHFGSLQSEEGQRLLRAGGLSADHLDTFVLIEDGVYYTRSNAALRIARHLRFPYPLAYAFILIPRFMRDAVYNVVARNRYRWFGKDEEDQCQIPPPEIRERFF, from the coding sequence ATGAAGCAGTCTGATCATTTGGAGCATTCAATTGTGTTGGTCGATGGGGTATGCCATTTTTGTCAGGGGGCGGCCCGCTTCATTATCAAGCGTGACCCTGAGGGAGTATTCCATTTTGGTTCCCTGCAATCCGAGGAAGGACAAAGGCTTTTGCGTGCAGGAGGACTATCTGCAGATCATCTGGATACGTTTGTATTGATTGAAGACGGTGTGTATTATACAAGGTCAAACGCGGCTTTGCGGATTGCCAGACATCTTCGTTTTCCATACCCGCTGGCCTATGCTTTCATTCTGATTCCCCGCTTTATGCGAGATGCTGTGTACAACGTGGTAGCACGTAACCGATACCGTTGGTTTGGCAAGGATGAAGAGGATCAGTGCCAGATCCCCCCACCAGAGATTCGGGAACGATTTTTTTAG
- a CDS encoding metal ABC transporter permease: protein MTSLATLLADPNMQWILLGCILLGLSSGVIGSFMYLRKQSLMGDALAHAALPGVCVAFMITGTKSVFGFMIGAAIAGIAATFAISVLIRYSRIKSDSAIAAVLSVFFGFGIMLLTEIQHSGAGNQSGLDKFLFGQAAAMVLSDVYTMAAISVVLIGVCLLFFKEFKLLSFDPGFARGLGFPAGLLDKLLMLLIVIAVVAGIQAVGVIMMAALLITPAVSARYWTEKLGVMVCLSGLFGAIAGLGGTLLSSLGQNLPTGPLCVLCATVVFGVSLIFAPQRGMISKAIVRWNVRNNLEQAVGTPPGKERAL from the coding sequence ATGACAAGTTTGGCTACGCTTTTGGCCGATCCGAATATGCAGTGGATTTTGCTGGGCTGCATTTTGCTTGGTTTAAGCAGCGGCGTGATTGGCAGCTTTATGTATTTGCGCAAGCAGTCGCTTATGGGAGATGCCTTGGCACATGCAGCTTTGCCCGGGGTATGCGTGGCGTTTATGATTACGGGTACGAAATCCGTGTTTGGATTTATGATTGGGGCTGCCATTGCAGGCATTGCTGCGACCTTTGCCATTAGTGTGCTAATCCGGTATTCGCGAATCAAAAGCGATTCGGCGATTGCGGCGGTGCTGTCTGTATTTTTTGGTTTCGGCATTATGCTGTTGACCGAAATCCAGCATAGTGGTGCGGGAAACCAAAGCGGATTGGACAAATTTTTATTTGGTCAGGCTGCGGCCATGGTATTGTCTGATGTTTATACGATGGCAGCAATTTCGGTGGTACTGATCGGGGTATGCCTATTGTTCTTCAAGGAATTTAAGCTGCTAAGCTTTGATCCCGGCTTTGCTCGCGGACTTGGTTTTCCAGCAGGGCTGCTGGATAAGCTGTTGATGCTGCTGATTGTCATTGCGGTGGTTGCCGGCATTCAGGCCGTGGGTGTCATTATGATGGCGGCCCTGCTGATTACTCCGGCGGTGTCAGCCAGATACTGGACAGAGAAGCTGGGGGTCATGGTGTGCCTATCAGGCCTGTTTGGCGCTATAGCGGGTCTTGGCGGGACACTTCTTAGCTCTCTGGGACAAAATCTCCCTACAGGACCGTTGTGCGTTCTGTGTGCGACGGTGGTGTTTGGTGTGAGCCTGATTTTTGCGCCGCAGCGTGGAATGATTTCCAAGGCTATCGTTCGGTGGAATGTCAGAAATAATCTGGAGCAGGCAGTCGGTACGCCGCCGGGAAAGGAGCGTGCCCTATGA
- a CDS encoding metal ABC transporter solute-binding protein, Zn/Mn family → MNKQFKKDLPRWVTTVGVLSLVLVLATACTQEQKEQGTAVEAGQKIKATTTIGMISDIVGKVGGDHVEVTGIMKSGVDPHLYKASQGDMRKLDQADIIFYNGLHLEGKMQDILEKIGKQKPVIPVSKNIAQDQLRAGSPEMGSEHDPHIWFNVQNWMSAVETIRDELSALDAAHAEDYKANAEAYLAELRKLDDYTREQIASIPEAQRVLVTAHDAFGYFGDAYNIQVKGLQGMSTESEAGSQDVTRLRDYLVENKIKAVFVETSVPRKAIDAVIQGAAQQGHTIRIGGELYSDAMGKEGTEEGTYIGMVKHNVNTMVKALK, encoded by the coding sequence ATGAACAAGCAGTTTAAGAAGGATTTGCCGCGATGGGTAACGACGGTTGGAGTATTGTCACTAGTTTTGGTTCTCGCAACTGCATGTACTCAGGAGCAGAAGGAGCAGGGTACGGCGGTAGAGGCGGGACAAAAAATAAAGGCCACAACGACCATCGGCATGATTTCGGATATTGTCGGCAAGGTCGGTGGTGATCATGTGGAGGTTACGGGCATTATGAAATCAGGTGTTGACCCGCATTTGTACAAGGCTTCTCAGGGAGATATGCGCAAGCTGGATCAGGCTGACATTATTTTTTATAACGGGTTGCATTTGGAAGGAAAAATGCAGGACATTCTGGAGAAAATCGGCAAGCAAAAGCCCGTCATACCTGTCTCCAAAAACATCGCTCAGGATCAGCTGCGTGCAGGGAGCCCGGAAATGGGGTCCGAGCATGATCCGCATATCTGGTTTAACGTGCAAAACTGGATGTCTGCGGTAGAAACCATCAGAGACGAATTGTCGGCGCTTGATGCTGCGCATGCAGAGGATTATAAGGCTAACGCAGAAGCTTATCTGGCTGAGCTGCGCAAGCTGGACGATTACACGAGGGAGCAGATTGCCAGCATACCGGAAGCCCAGCGCGTGCTTGTCACGGCACATGATGCCTTCGGCTATTTCGGAGATGCTTACAATATTCAAGTGAAAGGACTTCAAGGTATGAGTACAGAATCAGAAGCTGGCTCCCAAGATGTGACCAGGCTGCGAGATTATCTGGTGGAAAATAAAATCAAAGCCGTATTTGTAGAAACCAGCGTTCCGAGGAAGGCCATAGATGCGGTAATTCAGGGGGCCGCTCAGCAAGGTCATACGATAAGGATTGGCGGCGAGCTGTATTCAGATGCCATGGGCAAAGAAGGCACAGAAGAAGGCACATACATTGGAATGGTCAAGCATAACGTCAATACGATGGTTAAAGCGCTCAAATAA
- a CDS encoding metal ABC transporter ATP-binding protein encodes MGHSPLVVRDLSVAYQKKPVLFDVSFEVPEGKLIGIIGPNGAGKSTLIKAALGLIPRLKGEVLVYGKPYKQQLLKVGYVPQRESVDWDFPTNALDVVMMGRYGRLGWFKRPGAADRQAAMECLDKVGMSKFADRQISQLSGGQQQRVFLARALAQDAQLYFMDEPFVGVDAATEKAIISLLNDLKRQGKTVLVVHHDLSTVTDYFDQVTLLNGRLMAFGETSEIFTEENLQRTYGGRLSILKTGPDSGTILGVR; translated from the coding sequence ATGGGGCATTCACCGCTTGTGGTTCGTGATTTATCTGTAGCCTATCAAAAAAAGCCCGTTCTGTTCGATGTTTCCTTCGAGGTACCGGAAGGCAAGCTAATTGGTATTATTGGCCCGAACGGGGCTGGTAAATCTACACTGATTAAGGCAGCGCTTGGACTGATTCCAAGGCTCAAAGGCGAGGTACTGGTCTACGGCAAGCCCTACAAGCAGCAGCTGCTCAAGGTTGGTTATGTACCGCAGCGAGAATCGGTGGATTGGGATTTTCCAACGAACGCGCTGGATGTGGTTATGATGGGACGGTATGGCAGACTAGGCTGGTTTAAACGACCGGGAGCGGCAGATCGTCAGGCAGCGATGGAGTGTCTGGACAAGGTAGGTATGAGCAAATTTGCAGACAGGCAGATTAGTCAGCTGTCAGGCGGGCAGCAGCAGCGTGTATTTTTGGCCAGAGCACTCGCACAGGACGCTCAGCTTTATTTTATGGATGAACCGTTTGTTGGTGTGGACGCTGCGACCGAGAAAGCGATTATATCATTGCTCAACGATCTGAAACGGCAGGGGAAAACCGTACTTGTCGTTCATCATGATTTGTCTACGGTGACAGATTATTTTGACCAGGTCACGCTGTTGAACGGCCGTCTGATGGCGTTTGGAGAGACGTCAGAGATTTTTACCGAGGAAAATCTGCAGCGTACGTATGGCGGACGTCTAAGTATACTCAAAACAGGCCCGGATTCCGGCACCATACTCGGAGTGAGGTGA